In Besnoitia besnoiti strain Bb-Ger1 chromosome Unknown contig00169, whole genome shotgun sequence, the genomic stretch agaaaaagctgataaataatcctgtctcagagatgataactccaagtacgatgctactgattagactagcatctgagtagtagttttctctcgctgttaagatgagtgagaacaagaatccatatattacgcctagaacataaccgatgtggaataatcttaatgtagtaggatattgaaatccaacacttttagctgtcttaagcagtccagtggggtggtggtgtactgcaatcataaagaacttggttgtctgtatctcataaccggagtcatcttcagtattctaggaactataatgtctttgtttattcgatttgagttatacagttctggatcgcggatcatttgtacagagacgatagctacttataatgtgataataacgatacatggcctagctatgatctttatgttcttaatgcctgctttgtacggaggatatggtaacttctttgtaccaatatatattggtggttcggaagtcgttttcccaagaactaacgcgatctcctttttctagtaccattaggttctgtgttgttaactcaaagtatttgttccgagtttggtagtggtcttggttggacaatgtatcctccactaagtactagcttgatggtgttaaatccagaggcaactgattggat encodes the following:
- a CDS encoding uncharacterized protein (encoded by transcript BESB_031620), whose product is MIAVHHHPTGLLKTAKSVGFQYPTTLRLFHIGYVLGVIYGFLFSLILTARENYYSDASLISSIVLGVIISETGLFISFFWGVYTTSWTTGLDLEGLCLPDPSSLVLFMTIMLSALAEHS